A region of the Romboutsia hominis genome:
TAGCTTATACATAATGAGGTTAAATTTGCTTGTAAACGAGGGAGTATCATTTGAGCTTACCAGGTCTTATTTTATAAGATTTTTCAATGCCGTTTTGTCAATACTAGGTATTTTAAGTTGTATTATATCTTATAATAGTAACAAAAAAAAGGAATTGTTTATAGTTGCATTAATGTACACTATATTTTTTATAGATATATTTGTATCAAACCAAATATATATTAAAAGTGATAAAACATATACATATTTTGCAATAGGAACATCTTTTATAAGGCTTATAGTTATGAGCATAGCAGCTAGTAACCTAGAAAAATTAAAAAATATAATTGATGAAAATAAAATAAAGGCTACATCAATAATTGTATTGATAACGTTTTTATTTATATACTTAGAGTATAAATATAATTTATATAATAATTTTCTAGATATTAATTTTATAAAAAATTATAACATATCATTATTTATAATATATTTAATTATATCAGGGATATTTTTCATAAAAAGTATAGTTAAAAAAGATTATATATATGGGGTAATAGGTTTTAGTGCCATAATGTTTTCTATAAAATCTATATATGATTATAGTAGTTTGATAAAACATAATGAAGAAATTAGCTTAACTGCAACATCGGTAATATATATGGGTTTTATTATATTTATAATAGGTCTATTTATAGAACTTAGTCAAAATATAAAGATGAATAGAAAATTAGATGAACAAAGGGACTTATTTTTTAAAATAGTAGAAGAAAATGAGTACAGTAGTATTGTTATATGTGATGAAGAATACAATATAAAATATGCTAATAAAAGAGCTAGAAATAATAACCTAAAAGCATTTAATATTAAAGAATCAAAAGGAGATAATGATAAACATAACTTAAAGTTTATACATTCAAGCAAATCAGTCCTTGATAAAGTTGAAAAAAAACTTAGAAAAGATGAAAATTATAGTGAAAGTATATACATACAAGAAAATGATATGATAGTAGATGTTTCTATACAGGAATTTGAAAAAAATAACACCATATACAAGTTGGTAAGATTAAAGGATGTATCTGAAAAGTACAAAATGGAAAAAGCATTACTAGAGTATGAAAATATAAGACAACAAGAACAAATTAAAACAGAATTTTTTGCTAATATAAGTCACGAACTAAAGACACCATTAAATATAATATACTCGACTATGCAATTATTAACGGCTAGTACACAAAAAAGTGATTTTAAAAATATATACTTAAGGTATAAAGGTTGCTTAGATATAAATTGTAAAAGAATGCTTAGGCTAATAGATAATATAGTAGATGTTACTAAGTTTGAAGTAGGATATAAGGTTCCTCAGTATGGAAACTATGATATAGTGGGAATTGTTGAGGGGATAACTACATCTGTTATAAACTATGCTAGTATTAAAAATATAGAAGTTATATTTGATACAGATGTAGAGGAACTTGATATAAAATTAGACCCAGACATGATGGAAAGAGTTATGTTAAATCTGCTATCAAATGCTATAAAATTTAGTAATAAAGGTGGTACTATCCTAGTAGATATATCAACTAATAAAAAATGGGTTAAAATAAAAGTAAAGGACGAAGGTATCGGTATACCTTCTCATATTAAATCAAGGGTATTTGATAGATTTGTTCAATGTGATAAATCTTTGAGAAGAGAAAATGAAGGTAGTGGCATAGGATTGAGTATAGTAAAATCTATAATTGAGCTGATGGATGGCAAAATTTACTTAAAAAGCGAGGAAAATATAGGTTCAGAATTTACTATTTTGCTACCTAATAAAGTATTAAAAGAATACAATCAAAATAAAGTTATACATAAAGATTATGATATAGATATACAAAGAATACAATTAGAATTTTCAGATATATATGAGTTATATAATGAAAGTTCTTATATACTATAAAGCTTTTTAATTATAATAATATATTTACAATTTAGCATAAATATTATTAATAATATTTAAAACAAAGGAACTAGATAGATGAAAAAGATAGTATTTAGATGGATAGTATTTTTAACAGTACCATCAATAGTTCTAGTAACTTATGTACTATCAACTAGGGTTGGAGTAAAATCTTATGAAATCGAATTTTTAATAATGCTAGGGCTTTTTTTAGGTATAATTATAGGTGGAGTTTATGAAGGGATTAGAATAATAAAATTAAAAAAATAAACTAAGAAGCTATATATAAAATCTAATGTTTATATATAGTTTTTTAGTATGGTAAATAATAAGATATATTATTAAATATAATCTAAAAACAAAAATTTACAATTTATATGATATAATC
Encoded here:
- a CDS encoding sensor histidine kinase; translated protein: MRVRNVFNNSIEQKRISMVIILLISMIIFSLYIMRLNLLVNEGVSFELTRSYFIRFFNAVLSILGILSCIISYNSNKKKELFIVALMYTIFFIDIFVSNQIYIKSDKTYTYFAIGTSFIRLIVMSIAASNLEKLKNIIDENKIKATSIIVLITFLFIYLEYKYNLYNNFLDINFIKNYNISLFIIYLIISGIFFIKSIVKKDYIYGVIGFSAIMFSIKSIYDYSSLIKHNEEISLTATSVIYMGFIIFIIGLFIELSQNIKMNRKLDEQRDLFFKIVEENEYSSIVICDEEYNIKYANKRARNNNLKAFNIKESKGDNDKHNLKFIHSSKSVLDKVEKKLRKDENYSESIYIQENDMIVDVSIQEFEKNNTIYKLVRLKDVSEKYKMEKALLEYENIRQQEQIKTEFFANISHELKTPLNIIYSTMQLLTASTQKSDFKNIYLRYKGCLDINCKRMLRLIDNIVDVTKFEVGYKVPQYGNYDIVGIVEGITTSVINYASIKNIEVIFDTDVEELDIKLDPDMMERVMLNLLSNAIKFSNKGGTILVDISTNKKWVKIKVKDEGIGIPSHIKSRVFDRFVQCDKSLRRENEGSGIGLSIVKSIIELMDGKIYLKSEENIGSEFTILLPNKVLKEYNQNKVIHKDYDIDIQRIQLEFSDIYELYNESSYIL